The DNA sequence TATGGTGAATTAGATAAATAAGTAGACATTTACCAATAACTCCCGCCTTCGCGAAGTTTCCAAAAGTCCCCCTGATAAGGGGGATTTAGGGGGTTGCCTGTGCATTGGAAGTGTCTAAGTAATTCTAAAATATACCATAGAAGTTTTGATACATTCTTAAAGGCAGCCAATGTGCTGCCTTTTTTTTATATTAAACGCGGGTGTTAATCGCCAGTATCACCCATTCAATCGTGAGCTCACTTAAGTTAAAATACTATTACTCCAGCGTGAGACGGTATTCCAGATGAACGAGCAAGAGAAAATCCTTATCATTGATGATGAACCTGACACCATCCTGATCTTACAGGATCGGCTCGAAATGGAGGGCTATCAGGTGATAACTGCTACCGATGGGTGTGATGCCCTTGAGTTAATCGATCAGGATCTGCCGGACCTAGTGCTCTTGGATATCCAGATGCCGCGCTTGGATGGAATCGAAACGCTTACACACATCCACCAAAAGTACCCCGGTATACTTGTGGTCATGTTGACAGCACACGGCACAATCCAGCGCGCTGTCGAAGCGACGAAGCAAGGCGCATACGATTTCTTAGAAAAACCCTTTCAACCAGAGCATATTACACAAAAGGTTGACCAAGCGTTAGAACACCAACGCACCATCGAGCACAGTACAAGGGACGAACTCATCCACAACTATGAGGAAATCGTGGGGGAAAGCCCTGCCATCCTCGAAGTCTTAAAGATTATCGAAAAGATTGCGGATACAGACTCGACGGTGTTAGTCCAAGGGGAGAGCGGTACAGGGAAGGAGTTAGTTGCTCGTGCACTTCGCCAAAATAGTTCGCGCAGAGAAAAGGAGATGGTGGTCGTCAATTGTGCCGCTATTCCGGATCATCTGCTGGAGAGCGAACTATTCGGGCATGAGCGTGGGGCTTTTACTGGCGCAACTTACCAGAAGATTGGGAAATTTGAGCGCGCTCACGGCAGCACGTTGTTTCTGGATGAAATTGCAGATATGTCGATTGAGTTGCAATCCAAGCTGTTGCGCACCCTACAGGAAGGAGAAATTGAACGGCTGGGTGGGACAAAAGTAATCCGTGTTGATGTGCGAATCATTGCGGCGACTAATCAAGACTTGCGGCAAGCAATTGAAGCAGGAACATTTCGTCAGGACCTCTACTACCGTTTGAATATGATTCCAATCCATCTGCCCCCATTACGAGCCCGTCAGAAGGATATCTTGATATTGGCAGAGTATTTCCTGCAAAAACACAGTAAAGCCCACAATCAACCTACGCGGCTGATCAGCCAAAAGGCGAGGGAACTTTTTATGCAATACGATTGGCCCGGCAACGTACGAGAACTGGAATACTCCAT is a window from the Candidatus Poribacteria bacterium genome containing:
- a CDS encoding sigma-54-dependent Fis family transcriptional regulator, which produces MNEQEKILIIDDEPDTILILQDRLEMEGYQVITATDGCDALELIDQDLPDLVLLDIQMPRLDGIETLTHIHQKYPGILVVMLTAHGTIQRAVEATKQGAYDFLEKPFQPEHITQKVDQALEHQRTIEHSTRDELIHNYEEIVGESPAILEVLKIIEKIADTDSTVLVQGESGTGKELVARALRQNSSRREKEMVVVNCAAIPDHLLESELFGHERGAFTGATYQKIGKFERAHGSTLFLDEIADMSIELQSKLLRTLQEGEIERLGGTKVIRVDVRIIAATNQDLRQAIEAGTFRQDLYYRLNMIPIHLPPLRARQKDILILAEYFLQKHSKAHNQPTRLISQKARELFMQYDWPGNVRELEYSILRAALFAEGDVILPKHLPEEIQSTRQREAENVPVGLTMKEMEKELILKTLDRMEGNRTRTAEILGISLRSLQYKLKDYEAAVEHDT